A section of the Chryseobacterium ginsenosidimutans genome encodes:
- a CDS encoding patatin-like phospholipase family protein, which translates to MNFEKTGLVLSGGGTKGIAHAGVLKFLSEQNIDIDVLSCCSAGSIVGSLYAIGKKPEEILDFFQSVYFFNWKHFAFNQPGLVSSVIFANYLKPIFKDMKIKDLDKELKIVATELVSGTEKIFDENFLVTDAVIASCSIPGITTPYILGEEMFCDGGVLNNFPADIIRDDCDRLIGVFVSPPHDIKINDLKTIKAIVSRSYDLLSYRIEKIKFDYCDWFISSQDLSSYGTFERKKDRLEQIYNIGYNAAKDSFAESHFFSELNNNKNII; encoded by the coding sequence ATGAACTTTGAAAAAACAGGGCTGGTTTTGTCGGGAGGCGGAACAAAAGGTATTGCTCATGCAGGAGTTTTAAAATTCTTAAGTGAACAAAATATTGATATAGATGTTTTATCCTGCTGTAGCGCCGGATCTATCGTGGGAAGTCTTTACGCTATTGGCAAAAAACCTGAAGAAATTCTGGATTTCTTTCAGTCGGTTTATTTCTTTAACTGGAAGCATTTTGCTTTTAATCAACCGGGTTTGGTTTCGTCTGTTATCTTTGCTAATTATCTGAAGCCTATTTTCAAGGATATGAAAATTAAGGACTTAGATAAAGAACTCAAAATTGTGGCTACTGAGTTGGTTTCCGGAACGGAAAAGATTTTTGATGAAAACTTCTTGGTTACTGATGCGGTTATTGCTTCATGCTCGATCCCGGGAATTACCACTCCTTATATTTTAGGGGAAGAAATGTTTTGTGATGGGGGAGTTCTCAACAATTTCCCGGCAGATATTATAAGAGACGATTGCGATCGGTTGATCGGCGTTTTTGTATCTCCGCCACATGATATCAAAATTAATGACCTCAAGACTATTAAAGCCATCGTTTCCCGTTCTTATGATTTGCTTTCATATCGTATTGAAAAAATAAAATTCGATTACTGTGATTGGTTTATTTCTTCTCAGGATTTGTCGAGCTACGGAACTTTTGAACGAAAAAAGGACCGTTTGGAACAGATTTATAATATCGGTTACAATGCTGCAAAAGACAGCTTTGCTGAAAGTCATTTCTTTTCAGAATTAAATAATAACAAAAATATTATCTGA